The following are encoded together in the Capsulimonas corticalis genome:
- a CDS encoding spherulation-specific family 4 protein: MKIKSVLLVCAAAACLGTAPSTAHADGMVIPAYLTLSDTNTWNILADDATIMKNGVNPRYKDYWVVVNGPANGPFTLASDWKTAEHRFDPIRANGGRIFGYVHALTAPASSTYRPLREVENDIRAWVTGYRRLDGIWIDEYYPRYEIAGPSGATATFPNGTNVAPNDRLFINSDGAFNANQVDPTGGYFCQLTSWIRCTYPRLKVIGNAGGQFYSNQINYTDIVDVTCSFEQSYSYAAANSWSNLNRQNVTTTKQQMALIHSNTTDLAGAIDQAILHGYSYFYTNDGFPSGNVWGAIPPYFTSEVQYIANHG; encoded by the coding sequence GTGAAAATTAAGAGTGTGCTTTTGGTATGCGCCGCTGCTGCTTGCCTGGGAACCGCCCCATCAACCGCCCATGCCGACGGTATGGTCATTCCCGCTTATCTGACTCTGTCGGATACAAACACTTGGAATATTCTGGCGGACGACGCCACGATCATGAAGAATGGAGTTAACCCCAGGTACAAAGACTACTGGGTCGTCGTCAACGGTCCCGCGAATGGCCCTTTCACGCTTGCCTCGGACTGGAAGACGGCGGAGCACCGGTTCGATCCGATCCGCGCCAACGGCGGCCGCATCTTCGGCTATGTCCATGCGCTGACAGCGCCGGCTAGCTCTACGTATCGACCTCTCCGTGAGGTGGAGAACGATATTCGCGCTTGGGTGACGGGCTATCGGCGCCTGGATGGAATCTGGATCGACGAATACTATCCCCGGTATGAGATCGCAGGGCCATCCGGCGCCACGGCCACCTTTCCCAACGGCACGAACGTCGCGCCTAACGATCGCTTGTTCATAAACAGCGATGGCGCTTTTAACGCCAATCAAGTCGATCCCACGGGCGGCTACTTTTGCCAGCTGACCAGTTGGATCCGCTGCACGTATCCGCGCCTGAAAGTTATCGGCAATGCGGGTGGACAGTTCTATTCCAATCAGATCAACTATACGGATATCGTCGACGTGACATGCAGCTTCGAGCAGAGTTACAGCTACGCCGCCGCAAACTCATGGAGCAATCTGAATCGCCAGAATGTTACGACGACGAAGCAGCAGATGGCGCTGATCCACAGCAATACCACGGATCTTGCCGGCGCCATCGATCAGGCGATCCTCCATGGTTACAGCTACTTCTATACCAACGATGGCTTCCCGTCAGGCAACGTCTGGGGCGCCATCCCGCCGTACTTCACTTCCGAAGTCCAGTACATTGCGAACCACGGCTAA
- a CDS encoding N-acetylmuramoyl-L-alanine amidase family protein, with protein sequence MTKQVFLALALVFVSQAAWPAPPVPLSHQWEKGSQKGGDSLQGYVVCVDPGHTSETSAGTQSRDGKLTERHLNWVVAVRLQKLLEAEGATVVMTKTSENEFVTNMRRAEIANNAHAALFLRLHCDSGGGRGFATYYPARQGTAHGVTGPSLSVLKASAAAASVFHKAAIDQLGGALPDHGLRTEAGTRIGGKQGALTGSIFSKVPALTVEMVVLSNDRDYNFARTEAGQEKIAEALLAGVEADALQH encoded by the coding sequence ATGACCAAGCAAGTTTTTCTCGCGCTCGCCCTGGTATTTGTCTCTCAGGCGGCTTGGCCCGCTCCCCCCGTCCCCCTCTCCCATCAATGGGAGAAAGGGAGTCAGAAGGGAGGGGATTCGCTGCAAGGATATGTCGTGTGCGTGGATCCTGGACATACGTCCGAGACCAGCGCGGGGACGCAGAGCCGCGATGGGAAGCTAACCGAGCGTCATCTCAACTGGGTCGTCGCCGTTCGTTTGCAAAAGCTTTTGGAGGCCGAGGGCGCGACGGTCGTGATGACCAAGACCAGCGAAAACGAGTTCGTGACGAATATGCGCAGGGCCGAGATCGCGAACAACGCCCACGCCGCCCTCTTTCTTCGCCTGCACTGCGACTCCGGCGGCGGACGGGGCTTCGCCACCTACTATCCCGCCCGTCAGGGAACCGCGCATGGCGTCACCGGCCCATCGCTGTCCGTGCTCAAAGCCAGCGCCGCCGCCGCGTCCGTGTTTCACAAGGCGGCGATCGACCAGCTCGGCGGCGCGCTGCCGGACCATGGCCTGCGCACCGAAGCGGGAACGCGGATCGGCGGCAAGCAGGGTGCGCTGACCGGATCGATCTTCTCCAAAGTCCCCGCGCTGACCGTCGAGATGGTCGTGCTCAGCAACGACCGGGACTATAACTTTGCGCGAACCGAGGCCGGCCAGGAAAAGATCGCCGAAGCGCTGCTGGCGGGTGTTGAGGCGGACGCCTTACAGCATTAG
- the eno gene encoding phosphopyruvate hydratase: protein MSTAIVNVQARQVLDSRGNPTVEVDVYLEDGSLGRASVPSGASTGANEAVELRDGDKKIYGGKGVLKAVENVNEKIAPELIDLDATEQVAIDELMIELDGTENKSDLGANAILGVSLAVAKAAAKAVGLPLYRYIGGANARQLPVPMMNIMNGGKHADSNVDMQEFMAMPVGAESFSEALQWGVDIYHSLKGVLHARGLATSVGDEGGFAPNLPSNEEAIKVIIEAIEKAGYEPGKQVFIAMDPASTEFYDNGNYVLKGEGRTLTGDQMVDYYAELVEKYPIISIEDGLAEDDWASWLKLTQRIGHKVQLVGDDLFVTNTKFLQKGIDTSTANSILVKVNQIGTLTETLAAIELAKQNGYTAVVSHRSGETEDSTISDIVVATNAGQIKTGAPARTDRVAKYNQLLRIEEALADTATFKGLDSFYNLKR, encoded by the coding sequence ATGTCTACGGCGATTGTCAATGTTCAAGCCCGTCAAGTCCTCGATTCCCGCGGCAACCCCACGGTGGAAGTCGATGTTTATCTGGAAGACGGCTCCCTCGGCCGCGCCAGCGTGCCCAGCGGCGCGTCCACCGGCGCCAACGAAGCGGTCGAGCTTCGCGACGGCGATAAGAAGATCTATGGCGGCAAGGGCGTCCTGAAGGCCGTGGAGAACGTCAACGAGAAGATCGCTCCTGAGCTGATCGACCTCGACGCCACCGAGCAGGTCGCGATCGATGAACTCATGATCGAACTCGACGGCACCGAGAACAAGAGCGACCTGGGCGCGAATGCGATCCTGGGCGTCTCCCTCGCCGTCGCGAAGGCGGCCGCCAAGGCTGTCGGCCTCCCGCTCTACCGCTACATCGGCGGCGCGAACGCCCGCCAGCTCCCCGTCCCCATGATGAACATCATGAACGGCGGCAAGCACGCCGACTCGAACGTCGACATGCAGGAGTTCATGGCGATGCCCGTGGGCGCCGAATCCTTCTCGGAAGCGCTCCAGTGGGGCGTGGACATCTACCACTCGCTGAAGGGCGTTCTGCACGCGCGCGGCCTGGCGACCTCAGTCGGCGACGAAGGCGGCTTCGCTCCGAACCTGCCGAGCAACGAAGAGGCCATCAAGGTCATCATCGAAGCGATCGAGAAGGCCGGCTACGAGCCCGGCAAGCAAGTCTTCATCGCGATGGACCCCGCCTCCACCGAGTTCTATGACAACGGCAACTACGTACTGAAGGGCGAGGGCCGCACGCTGACCGGCGACCAGATGGTGGATTACTACGCCGAGCTGGTCGAGAAGTACCCGATCATCTCGATCGAAGACGGCCTGGCCGAGGACGACTGGGCTTCGTGGCTCAAGCTGACCCAGCGCATCGGACACAAGGTCCAACTGGTCGGCGACGACCTGTTCGTCACCAACACCAAGTTCCTTCAGAAGGGCATCGACACCAGCACGGCGAACTCGATCCTGGTCAAAGTCAACCAGATCGGCACCCTGACCGAGACGCTGGCGGCGATCGAACTGGCGAAGCAGAACGGCTACACCGCCGTCGTGTCCCACCGCTCGGGCGAAACCGAAGACAGCACGATCTCCGACATCGTCGTCGCGACGAACGCCGGGCAGATCAAGACCGGCGCCCCGGCCCGCACCGACCGTGTCGCCAAGTACAACCAGCTCCTCCGCATCGAGGAAGCCCTGGCCGACACCGCGACGTTCAAGGGGCTGGACTCGTTCTACAACCTGAAGCGGTAA
- a CDS encoding sugar phosphate nucleotidyltransferase, whose product MATVKKAVVTAAGRGTRQYPATNTVQKELIPLVDVDGYTKPTLQIILEEVVASGIEEICVVANPTNLEPIQAHFQGLTDEQKRTQFAGKDWADALSDTLADIQSRLHFVVQHTQEGYGHAVYQAHEWAGDEPFVLMVGDHISLSSTSESCTQQIIHAFEQSSAPVSSVARIGESKVSRYGTAAGEATDFSGAPSYWMRAMMEKPSVEYAREHLRTPGIPDDQFLCFYGIHAFPSAAFDCLKHLIDNDIRQKGEIQMAAAQEMLFQRGPYLLAEIQGEQYDMGTPDGLILTQIALAMRSPYREPARALFESL is encoded by the coding sequence ATGGCGACAGTAAAAAAAGCGGTGGTGACGGCGGCGGGACGCGGGACGCGTCAGTATCCGGCGACCAATACGGTGCAGAAAGAGCTGATCCCGCTCGTCGATGTCGACGGGTACACCAAGCCGACTCTTCAGATCATTCTGGAGGAAGTCGTCGCTTCGGGCATCGAAGAGATCTGCGTCGTCGCCAACCCCACCAACCTCGAACCGATCCAGGCGCACTTCCAAGGGCTCACCGACGAGCAAAAGCGCACGCAGTTCGCCGGCAAGGATTGGGCGGACGCGCTTTCCGATACTCTGGCGGACATCCAGAGCCGCCTGCACTTCGTCGTCCAGCACACGCAGGAAGGCTACGGGCATGCTGTGTATCAGGCGCATGAATGGGCCGGCGACGAGCCTTTCGTACTGATGGTCGGGGACCATATCAGCCTTTCGAGCACATCCGAAAGCTGTACCCAGCAGATTATCCACGCCTTTGAACAATCGAGCGCGCCGGTTTCTTCCGTGGCGCGGATCGGCGAATCCAAAGTCAGTCGTTACGGCACGGCGGCCGGCGAGGCGACGGACTTCTCCGGCGCTCCTTCTTACTGGATGCGCGCGATGATGGAGAAGCCGAGCGTCGAATACGCCCGCGAGCATCTGAGAACGCCGGGCATTCCCGACGATCAGTTTTTGTGCTTCTACGGTATCCACGCCTTCCCCTCCGCCGCCTTCGACTGCCTCAAGCATCTCATCGATAACGATATCCGCCAGAAAGGCGAAATTCAGATGGCCGCCGCCCAGGAGATGCTGTTCCAGCGCGGACCGTATCTGCTGGCGGAGATCCAGGGAGAGCAGTACGATATGGGAACGCCCGACGGCCTCATTCTCACACAGATTGCGCTCGCCATGCGCTCGCCTTACCGCGAGCCGGCGCGGGCGCTGTTCGAATCCCTCTGA
- a CDS encoding galactokinase: protein MQDVSDFTERMRQDTAWRSFLSDQAPDSAVTVTRAPGRIDVMGGVADYSGALVAQATIGEAAIVALTRRTDQIVRIWSVADEGDARPIAEISLDSFSHEGSLRDYSAIRADFQADRDAHWASYVAGCFFVLLAERIAPRFDSGANILLRSDVPAGAGVSSSAAIEVATMQAIGAAYELNFDGVTLASLCQIVENRVVGAPCGVMDQMTSTLGTAGELLLLLCRPYEVHGTKPLPPDVRIYGVNSRIRHSVGGDAYTRARVAAFMGRKLLGVEYLAAIAPKVYRSDHMDRIPETVTGASFLAQYGETDDSVTRIDPETIYPVRAATSHAVFENERVECFVELLSRTEQMASAMNQAGSLMYGSHWSFGQIGLGCPETDLLVNLARDAGASKGVYGAKITGGGCGGTVALLTYGDDGVEAVEEIAARYLAQTGLTAQVFLAGASPGAAAFGPRTISRDLEEN, encoded by the coding sequence GTGCAGGACGTCAGCGATTTCACAGAGCGGATGCGGCAAGACACGGCTTGGCGGTCGTTTCTCTCGGATCAAGCGCCGGATTCGGCGGTGACCGTGACGCGGGCGCCGGGGCGGATCGACGTCATGGGCGGGGTCGCCGATTATTCGGGCGCGCTGGTCGCGCAGGCGACCATTGGGGAAGCGGCCATTGTGGCTCTGACGCGGCGGACCGACCAGATCGTGCGGATCTGGAGCGTTGCGGACGAAGGCGATGCGCGGCCGATCGCGGAAATCTCTCTGGATTCGTTCTCTCACGAAGGATCTCTGCGCGACTACAGCGCGATCCGCGCGGATTTTCAGGCCGACCGCGACGCCCACTGGGCCTCCTATGTCGCCGGCTGCTTTTTCGTCCTCCTCGCCGAACGGATCGCCCCTCGGTTTGACTCCGGGGCGAACATCCTGCTGCGCAGCGATGTGCCGGCCGGAGCCGGCGTCTCCTCCTCCGCCGCGATCGAAGTCGCGACAATGCAGGCGATCGGCGCCGCGTATGAACTGAACTTCGACGGCGTCACGCTCGCCAGCCTCTGCCAGATCGTCGAAAATCGCGTGGTGGGCGCTCCCTGCGGCGTGATGGACCAGATGACCAGCACGCTGGGTACGGCGGGCGAATTGTTATTATTGCTCTGCCGTCCCTATGAAGTTCATGGGACGAAACCGCTGCCGCCCGATGTTCGTATCTACGGCGTGAATTCACGGATCCGGCACTCGGTGGGCGGAGACGCCTACACCCGCGCCCGCGTCGCGGCGTTCATGGGGCGCAAGCTCCTCGGCGTGGAGTATCTCGCGGCCATCGCGCCCAAAGTTTACCGAAGCGATCATATGGATCGAATTCCCGAAACCGTGACCGGAGCGAGTTTTCTGGCGCAGTACGGCGAGACGGACGACTCCGTCACGCGCATCGATCCCGAGACGATCTATCCCGTCCGCGCGGCGACTTCGCACGCGGTTTTCGAGAATGAGCGCGTGGAGTGCTTTGTGGAACTGCTCTCACGCACCGAGCAGATGGCTTCGGCGATGAACCAGGCCGGATCGCTGATGTACGGCTCGCACTGGTCGTTCGGCCAGATCGGCCTTGGGTGCCCGGAGACGGACCTGCTGGTCAATCTGGCGCGCGACGCGGGCGCGTCCAAGGGTGTTTACGGCGCCAAGATTACCGGCGGCGGCTGCGGCGGCACAGTGGCGCTGCTGACTTACGGCGACGACGGCGTCGAGGCCGTCGAAGAGATCGCCGCGCGGTATCTGGCGCAAACGGGGCTGACGGCGCAGGTGTTCCTCGCCGGCGCGTCGCCGGGAGCCGCCGCCTTTGGTCCTCGGACCATCTCAAGAGACCTTGAGGAGAACTGA
- a CDS encoding shikimate kinase: protein MRKNLALIGMAGVGKSTTGKSLAEQLGYDCIECDSLMTIEAQKRGVNKFLLSDADFIALEGDVICSLANAERTVIDTGGSAVYSADAMRLLKTIATTVYLKDSIEDIKQRFIARGQPHVVGIGARTFEELFLERNCLYEQYADIVVDISTHPALAHTVQEIVDALGQN from the coding sequence ATGCGAAAGAATTTGGCGCTGATTGGAATGGCGGGGGTCGGCAAAAGCACGACGGGCAAGAGTCTGGCCGAGCAACTGGGCTACGACTGCATCGAATGCGATTCGCTGATGACGATTGAGGCGCAGAAGCGCGGCGTCAATAAATTCTTACTGTCCGATGCGGATTTCATCGCCCTGGAGGGCGACGTCATTTGCAGCCTCGCGAACGCCGAGCGCACGGTGATCGACACCGGCGGCAGCGCCGTCTACTCCGCCGACGCCATGCGGCTCCTCAAAACCATCGCCACCACGGTCTATCTCAAAGACAGCATCGAAGATATCAAACAGCGCTTCATCGCGCGCGGCCAGCCGCACGTCGTTGGGATCGGCGCGCGCACCTTCGAAGAACTCTTCCTGGAGCGCAATTGCCTCTACGAACAATATGCGGATATCGTCGTGGACATTTCCACACACCCCGCCCTCGCGCACACGGTTCAGGAGATCGTGGATGCGCTGGGGCAAAATTAA
- a CDS encoding winged helix-turn-helix transcriptional regulator, whose translation MTTESEECDLTDAFLRGALLLQEKWVMMIVHGLLDRPMGFSELMRKGNVNTTTLTQRLNLLEHAGLLTKTIHSTMPPRTSYELTESGQALRPILEAITKWSSVHLAPLADPGVCPGAEASSPCESSGC comes from the coding sequence TTGACTACTGAATCCGAGGAGTGCGACCTGACGGATGCATTTCTGCGCGGCGCGCTGCTGCTCCAGGAAAAGTGGGTGATGATGATCGTCCACGGTCTGCTCGACCGTCCCATGGGATTTAGCGAGCTGATGCGCAAGGGCAACGTCAACACCACGACTCTGACTCAGCGGCTCAATCTCTTGGAGCACGCCGGATTGCTGACCAAAACGATCCACTCCACCATGCCTCCGCGAACCAGTTACGAGCTGACCGAATCCGGCCAGGCGCTGCGCCCCATTCTGGAGGCTATCACAAAGTGGAGCAGCGTTCACCTGGCGCCTCTGGCCGACCCGGGCGTCTGCCCCGGCGCCGAAGCGTCCTCGCCGTGCGAAAGTTCGGGCTGTTAA
- a CDS encoding LLM class flavin-dependent oxidoreductase has protein sequence MQLGIDSFVAVTPDAVTGAAPEPVQRIQDLLDEIVTADRVGLDVFGIGEHHRSEFLDSAPAVLLAAAAARTKQIRLTSAVTVLSAADPVRVFQEFATLDLVSQGRAEMVVGRGSFTESFPLFGLDLDDYDSLFTEKLDLLLKIRENTEVHWSGRHRAALSGQSVYPRPLQRRLPIWLGVGGTPGSFARAGALGLPLMVAIIGGEPHRFRPLVDLYRQAGLRAGHAPEMLTVGVHSLGYVADTTEQAAEEFFPGYAAMFTKIGKERGWPPTTRAHFDAQRGPAGALLVGDADTVGRKILRVSEALGGVSRFTVQMNAAAVPQEKMLRSIEILGEGVAPILRG, from the coding sequence ATGCAGCTCGGTATTGATAGTTTTGTCGCGGTTACGCCGGACGCCGTGACGGGCGCGGCGCCGGAGCCGGTCCAGCGGATTCAGGACTTGCTGGATGAGATCGTGACCGCCGACCGGGTGGGGCTGGATGTGTTTGGGATCGGCGAACACCATCGCAGCGAGTTTCTGGACTCTGCGCCCGCCGTTTTGCTGGCGGCGGCCGCGGCGCGTACGAAGCAAATTCGTCTGACCAGCGCCGTGACGGTTCTCAGCGCCGCCGATCCTGTGCGCGTGTTTCAGGAGTTCGCCACGCTGGACCTGGTCTCGCAGGGCCGGGCGGAGATGGTGGTTGGGCGCGGCTCCTTCACGGAGTCGTTTCCGCTATTCGGACTCGATCTGGATGACTACGATTCGCTGTTCACGGAGAAGCTCGATCTGCTGCTCAAGATCCGGGAGAACACCGAGGTCCACTGGTCCGGCCGGCATCGGGCGGCGCTGAGCGGGCAGAGCGTCTATCCGCGCCCGCTGCAGCGCCGATTGCCGATCTGGCTTGGGGTGGGCGGCACGCCCGGCTCCTTCGCCCGCGCCGGCGCTCTGGGATTGCCGCTGATGGTGGCGATCATCGGCGGCGAGCCGCACCGGTTCCGTCCGCTCGTCGATCTGTATCGACAGGCCGGCCTGCGCGCCGGTCACGCCCCTGAGATGCTGACGGTCGGCGTGCATTCCCTGGGCTACGTGGCCGACACGACGGAGCAGGCGGCGGAAGAGTTCTTTCCGGGCTACGCGGCCATGTTTACAAAAATCGGCAAGGAGCGCGGCTGGCCGCCGACGACGCGCGCGCATTTCGACGCCCAGCGTGGTCCCGCCGGCGCGCTGCTGGTGGGCGACGCAGACACGGTCGGGCGCAAGATCCTCCGTGTCAGCGAAGCCCTGGGAGGCGTCTCCCGCTTCACCGTCCAGATGAACGCCGCCGCCGTGCCGCAGGAGAAGATGCTGCGCTCGATCGAGATTCTTGGCGAAGGCGTCGCGCCGATTTTACGTGGGTAA
- a CDS encoding Dyp-type peroxidase codes for MPAFDLSDIQGNILRGYGMDFVRIFALRIDDAPAARRLIGDLASGEARSLLKVTTAATWSLKPMHAINAGVTAEGLKLLGASDASIASFPQEFTAPMAERAPLLGDIGESAPENWIPGLACSVDTPSQVHLVLIAHARTGEMQERLTPLLRERFLLDGACTELAVIDGADLPDSRVHFGYLDGIAEPRIEGGGGRDPEDDQPLIPAGEFVLGHPGLSNARYPTPQPDALGVNGSFLALRILKQDVDGFEKFLEENAARVPAKPGVDAKELLAAKMCGRWRNGLPLALSPDTDCPDPPIPQDQWNKFDYVKSEALPEVIDDSYGIRCPIGSHIRRNNPRSGVVAGGGGHNHRLVRRGIPYGAPYDPARPNDGVERGLVGLFFCGSLGNQFEFLMTEWINSDSFGLRGDLDPLMAGNDPATSRFVIPVSNLHKESIVITGLSRFISTRASVYCFMPSVTALKYLANL; via the coding sequence ATGCCTGCTTTCGATCTTTCCGATATCCAGGGCAATATTCTGCGCGGATACGGGATGGACTTCGTGCGGATCTTCGCGCTGCGTATCGATGACGCGCCAGCCGCGCGCCGCCTGATCGGAGATCTGGCAAGTGGAGAAGCGAGGTCGCTTCTGAAAGTCACGACGGCGGCGACATGGAGTCTGAAGCCGATGCACGCCATCAACGCAGGCGTCACGGCGGAAGGCTTGAAACTCCTCGGGGCGTCCGATGCGTCCATCGCGTCATTCCCGCAGGAGTTTACCGCCCCCATGGCGGAGCGGGCGCCGCTGCTCGGGGATATTGGGGAAAGCGCGCCCGAAAATTGGATTCCAGGACTGGCGTGTTCCGTGGACACGCCGTCGCAAGTCCACCTGGTTCTCATCGCGCACGCGCGGACGGGAGAGATGCAGGAGCGCCTCACGCCGCTCCTGCGCGAGCGCTTCCTGCTGGACGGCGCCTGCACGGAGCTGGCGGTCATTGACGGCGCCGATCTCCCGGACAGCCGCGTTCATTTTGGATATCTGGACGGCATCGCGGAGCCGCGCATTGAGGGCGGAGGCGGACGCGATCCGGAAGACGATCAGCCTTTAATCCCCGCCGGCGAATTCGTGCTTGGGCATCCCGGTCTCAGCAACGCTCGGTACCCCACGCCGCAGCCCGATGCGCTTGGCGTCAACGGCTCATTTCTCGCCCTGCGTATTCTCAAGCAGGATGTGGACGGATTCGAGAAGTTTCTGGAGGAGAATGCGGCGCGGGTTCCGGCGAAACCCGGCGTCGACGCCAAGGAACTGCTGGCGGCCAAGATGTGCGGCCGCTGGCGCAATGGCCTGCCGCTCGCCCTTTCTCCCGACACCGATTGCCCCGATCCGCCAATCCCGCAAGATCAATGGAATAAGTTCGACTACGTCAAGTCCGAGGCGCTTCCCGAGGTCATCGATGATTCGTACGGGATACGCTGTCCGATCGGATCGCATATCCGCCGCAACAACCCGCGCAGCGGCGTTGTCGCCGGGGGCGGAGGGCATAACCATCGCCTCGTCCGGCGCGGAATCCCGTATGGCGCTCCCTACGATCCCGCGCGCCCGAACGACGGAGTCGAACGCGGTCTGGTGGGCCTTTTCTTCTGCGGCAGCCTCGGCAACCAGTTCGAGTTCTTAATGACCGAGTGGATCAACTCCGATTCGTTCGGTCTGCGCGGCGACTTAGATCCGCTGATGGCCGGCAACGATCCCGCAACCAGCCGGTTTGTGATCCCGGTCTCAAATCTGCATAAAGAATCGATTGTCATCACGGGGCTGAGCCGTTTTATCTCAACGCGCGCCAGCGTTTACTGCTTCATGCCGAGTGTGACGGCGCTGAAATATCTTGCGAATTTGTGA
- a CDS encoding translation initiation factor — MGLDKIFEGIKEIFTGENNENENNNGGVLPASQDPYGDPANQNTVLPASQDPYGDPADQQTVLPASQDPYGDPADQK, encoded by the coding sequence ATGGGATTGGATAAGATATTCGAGGGGATCAAAGAGATCTTCACCGGCGAAAACAACGAAAACGAGAACAACAACGGCGGCGTCCTGCCCGCGTCTCAGGATCCCTACGGCGATCCGGCAAACCAGAACACCGTCCTGCCGGCCTCACAAGACCCCTACGGCGATCCCGCCGACCAGCAGACCGTACTTCCCGCCTCGCAGGACCCTTACGGGGACCCCGCCGACCAGAAGTAA
- a CDS encoding DUF4142 domain-containing protein — protein sequence MLTVAAALLVAVSGSGAMAAGMGRASMMDKTFVQKAAQSDMAEIKTSQLALQRGVDGNVREFAQRMIRDHNMTSMKLKRIAANNSVMVPMHTTAMQQTEYMRLSKLSGVSFDRAYIQGQVQAHKAAVALFTSEKNRGRNMQLRQFASTTLPALRDHRMMSMQTASIVMGTSNGRYAHRNGMQHMNNMGHMNNMGGMKHMDKM from the coding sequence ATGCTGACCGTCGCCGCCGCGCTTCTCGTCGCGGTTTCAGGCTCCGGCGCAATGGCCGCAGGGATGGGCCGCGCGTCGATGATGGACAAGACGTTTGTCCAGAAGGCCGCGCAAAGCGACATGGCGGAGATTAAGACCAGTCAACTGGCTCTGCAGCGCGGCGTGGATGGAAACGTCCGCGAGTTTGCCCAGCGCATGATTCGTGATCACAACATGACGAGCATGAAGCTGAAGCGGATCGCCGCGAACAACAGCGTGATGGTCCCGATGCACACCACGGCGATGCAGCAGACCGAGTACATGCGCCTGTCCAAGCTGTCCGGCGTGTCGTTCGATCGGGCTTACATCCAGGGCCAGGTCCAGGCGCACAAAGCCGCCGTCGCGCTCTTTACATCCGAGAAGAATCGCGGACGCAATATGCAGCTGCGCCAGTTTGCCTCCACGACCTTGCCGGCCCTGCGCGACCACCGTATGATGAGCATGCAGACCGCCAGTATCGTCATGGGAACGAGCAACGGCCGCTACGCGCACCGCAACGGCATGCAGCACATGAATAACATGGGCCACATGAACAATATGGGCGGCATGAAGCACATGGATAAGATGTAA
- a CDS encoding alpha/beta fold hydrolase has translation MSPQSTPTWLDRTSYPFESRFFTTRYGEMHYVDEGAGDVVLFVHGNPTWSYEHRRLIAHLRTKYRCVAVDHLGFGLSDKPADVSYLPQFHAENLACFIDALGLKNITLIVHDWGGPIGMSYALDHPANIKRIIAYNSWFWSLRGDATFEKFSGFVGGPIGRFLCRNFNFFPRVLLPASVGDKNKLTPDIHRHFIRAFPTPQSRKGAWTFPRAIIGQSEWLETLWTKREALKDTPLLLLWGLKDVAFTKDLMARWESAFPHHTTRTFPNVGHFAPEEIGGDAIEPVEAFFKANP, from the coding sequence ATGTCCCCGCAATCGACACCCACCTGGCTCGACCGAACCAGTTATCCCTTTGAGTCCCGTTTTTTTACCACGCGCTACGGCGAGATGCATTACGTGGATGAGGGCGCGGGAGACGTCGTGCTCTTTGTCCACGGAAATCCCACCTGGTCCTACGAGCATCGGCGGCTCATCGCGCATCTCCGAACAAAATATCGCTGCGTCGCCGTCGATCACCTCGGCTTTGGCCTGTCCGATAAGCCGGCCGATGTCTCGTACCTGCCGCAATTCCACGCCGAGAACTTAGCATGTTTCATCGACGCGCTCGGCCTCAAGAATATCACCTTGATCGTACATGACTGGGGCGGCCCCATCGGCATGTCGTATGCGCTGGATCATCCGGCCAATATCAAGCGGATCATCGCTTACAACAGCTGGTTCTGGTCCCTGCGCGGCGACGCGACATTTGAAAAGTTCAGCGGCTTTGTCGGCGGCCCCATCGGCCGCTTCCTCTGCCGAAACTTCAATTTCTTCCCGCGCGTTCTGCTACCCGCCTCCGTCGGCGACAAAAACAAACTGACGCCGGACATACACCGGCATTTCATCCGCGCCTTCCCCACCCCGCAGTCGCGCAAGGGCGCGTGGACGTTCCCTCGCGCGATCATCGGCCAGAGCGAATGGCTGGAAACGCTCTGGACAAAGCGGGAGGCGCTCAAGGACACGCCCCTGCTGCTCCTCTGGGGTCTCAAAGATGTCGCCTTTACCAAGGATCTGATGGCCCGCTGGGAAAGCGCGTTCCCTCACCATACTACCCGGACATTCCCAAACGTCGGCCATTTCGCCCCCGAAGAAATCGGCGGCGACGCCATCGAACCCGTGGAGGCGTTCTTCAAAGCCAATCCTTAA